The segment ACTAAAAATAGCTTACAAAATATTGGTTTGACTTTGATATCCAGATGGTGACTAAAGTCTAAAGACAATTTGAGTATCAAACTCGAATGTAGTAGGGAAAATAATGTAATTCCTAGAACATGAACAACAACCAAATCTTGGCACAATTAAACTCATTTCAATAATACTTTATTAGAAATCGTTTAAACAATTCAATATAATTAATCAGATTTCTGTGACTACACACAACTATATATCACGACTGATCAATCTTTAATAACCTAAAAACATGAGAATCACAATTTAATGTGCTACCCTTACAATTCTCTCGCTGTCACTCTCTTAATCCAAAACCCTTATGCATGGATATCTCTCTTAAAAAAcgcaattttttttatctttttgacGATGTTTCCTTCTATATCATGATCAATGAATATTCTTCAAAATCTTCTTTCCATATCTTTCTCCAATTCATAACTAAATTGGATTACGATTTCATATCCATCAAGTTACTAAACTGGCCATCTTGTTTTTCAATAATCTGAACTGTATAAACACACTCACACAAAGTTCACAGCATCAGCCGCATTAACCATTAATCAAAGCACACAATATCAAATACTCATCATGTTTTAGTTCAACCTTTAACGCACCAAATATCATAACAAGTTTAAGAATGCGCAAAAACATAAGCATAGTTTAGAACAACACAAAACAAGCAAGAAACAACAAATACAATTTGCCCGAACACATATGAACGCACACATAACTACGACTTCTCTTCCCCCTGAATGTGTGACTTATCAGATAAAAACTTCTTCACCAACTGCGCCTTCGCTGATGCATGGAGACTGATCATCATCAAGCATGTGACTAACAGCCTTGTGACACTCCATAATCTGATGAATAAAGTTTGGGAAGTAGACATTCAATTCCTTGGTTTTGTCACTATTGATGCAACGGATCTGAAACACCAGAAGTTCATAAAAGTTAATTTGCTTTCTCATGACCAAAGAACTTAGCAATCTAAGGTGCTGCTGAACAATACGGTCCCCGTCTTCTCTTCGAATCCAGTTGAAACTGTAGACTTCATACACTTGTCGATACACATAGAAAAGATCTTTGACAGAGAAATCACTGGTTGTGAAGTCCACCAGTGAGGATCGAAACAGAGTGATCTAGATCTGCTACCATCCAGTTCTCGGAATCACCACCATCTGGTGTGTTGGAAGACTTCATCTCTAATTCAAACTGTCGAGTTCGCTTCACTGAGATTTTGTGAGGAACTCTCTAACCAAGATAGATGAGAAGGTAGAGACGTTCGTCACTATATCTCTCCAACCTACGCAGATGATAAGGTTCATGGCTGATTTGAACGCATGAACATGCAAGGGAATAACCTTTTGAAGACAAAATACTTTGAGACAGAGACTTCAGTATCTTTTGAGAGCATCATATGATACGAACCAATCTAGAGCCGTGAGACTTGTTTTTTGATGAGTGTCCTATTTCTGAAACACTTATCTTTAAAATACGGTCAGTAAGACAAGAAGATAAACTCCACATGGTTTTACTTGAAAACCTTTaagccccccccccccctaTCAGAGCAATGCGATATGAGCTTCTATTACATTTTGATTTCAGACGCCTCCAAATCCATGAGCCTGTAACTTGAAAGTCTGAGATCTAAAATAAACAGTCCGTAATAATTTGTTgggtttttgtttaaaaatggACAGTTGGATGAAATATACTATAacttagaaaaaaaactcaattttccAAGAGacttaaattttgaaaataaccaTGTCCAACTCATATTTGTATTAAgcagaaatttttgttttactttaaattttttttattaaaatatttacaaaacaaaaatgtttttgaataaCCACTATTAAGTGAAACTTTACAGACCGTTACTGGACTTAGTGTTGGGGGATTGAGGCCTAATTTTCATGGCCCAATATTTTTTCTCGTCCTATATTGCATCTGGGACGAACAAAACTTGGGTTCACCTCAATTGTTAGCACCAATCAAAATGTCatataagattaataaaaaaaggaaacaaaattaataaaaaggaaagaaataaaaaagacgtagactaatttttttaatactatccatagcttcttcttcatcacctacacaaaatattgaaaGCTTCTTTATCATCCACACAGAATATTGAAgctttatttgtcaaattattaaactcaaaacactaaactctaaatccttggataaattctaaaaactaaaccctaaacccttggataaaccctacaTCCTTGGGTAAACTTTAAACCTTTGGAATATTcctttacccaagggtttagggtttacccaagggtttagagtttacctaagggtttagggtttagtattttgggtttagggtttagtattttgggtttagatttaagatataagagaagaggattgtagacatcaatttgacaaataaaactttcaatattctgtgtagatgataaaaaagcttttaaaattatgtgttggtgatgaagaagaagccatagaTGGTGTTACAAAAATTAGTCGACGTATTTTTcagttcttttcttttttttttctttttaattttgtttcctttttttttactaatctaCATGGCACTTTTATTGGTGCTAACAATTGAGGTGAATTTGAGaattcaccatagggggtgaacccaagtcttgtccatCTGGGACagggacaagacttgggttcaccccttatggtgaacctttaaattcaccacctccTTAATAACCAATTAaagtgccaactagattaatgataaaataatttaaaaaataaataatatcatatttaataatgctaatgtcactatTTAATCCTTAAATTCAAACTTTATaccttaaatccaaattctaaactctaaattttaacttataaacccaaactctataccctaaacccaaatcttaaaccctaaacccaaaccataaatcataaaccaaaaatctaaactttaaacccaaaactataccctaaactcaaacccgagaccctaaacccaaatcttatactctaaacccaaaccataaactctaaacccaaaccgtataccctaaacccaaatcctagaccgtaacccaaaccatgaactctaaattcaaactttaattcttaaccttaaatttcaaaagaacaacatcaatattaatctaaatatttaggatatagattttgggttttgtatttacgttttgggtttagagtctaggatttgggtttagggtataggtttgggtttagagttcaagtttttgggtttataatttatggtttgggtttagggtttaagatttgggtttaggatatagatTTTGGGttaataatttagaatttagggtttagaatttggatttagggtatagagtttgagtttattgATTAGATAGTAAcattaacattattaaaattgatagtatttatttttttaattattttggtttttgaaaaaattatttaatattttttaatcattaatctagttggcattTTGGTTGGTTCTTAAGGAGGTGGTAAATTTAAAGATTCACCATAGGGGTTGAATCCAAGTCTTGTCCTTGCATCTCACGGGAGACACCGAATTAATCTCCTGTCTCTACCGCGGTTCGCTGGTTTCAGACTATCAGTCATGCATGGGTATATCGAGATCTACATGCATGCATGTATATTCAGATGCACGTACGTATGCATAAATTAATTATGCTATAccatttatttttagaaataaatcaTGTGAACGGAAGACTACAAACCCTAGATTAAGGATCACCGCATGACCGTTTCTCCTAACTCCATATTTAAACATTCCTCAAACAAAAATACCAAAGCTCTCTCTCATGATCCATCATTTAACTGTCTTTGTTTTTCTTCCTGTTACCTTCTTCTCattctttgtaaaaaaaaaataacaaacccTTTAATTAAACTCtctttattcttttgttttgtggGGAAGACTAAATGGTTGTCTCCTCATCTCCGGGAAATCGTATTGAATCAAATCCAATAGTGGGGATTTTCTAGTAACCAAATTAAATCAGAACAATATATATCAAGAAAACAAAGATGGTTTtgaaagaggaggagaagaaagctGAAGAAACTTCAGAAGACCAAAAGGGACAAGGGGCGTTAAGCAGAAAGAACAGCCACAGCTCTTTTTGTCCGACAGATGATGACGATGAAGACGAAGAGAAGAAGCTTGAACTTGGTCCCATGATCGCTCTCAAAGAACAGCTCGAGAAAGACAAGGTTTTGATCTCTCATGTCCTGTTTTCTTAAATTAGAATAACACAGCATTTTTGCTATGCTGCTACGTTAGTCCACAAATGctacatactccctctgttttggATTAAGTGtctttctagaaaaaaaatttcgtttcaaaataagtatcattttagaatttcaatacaaaatttattaataatattctccagtttatttttctattggttgaaatgtggTTAAGTGTATAGGTAATTGTCTTTTTatcttggaaatatataaaatcacatGTTTTATTAGTATGTGTGCATAAGTCTAGaacaacaaataaaatgaaacggaaggagtatttggttttttcttcttttaatgtttttatctGACCTACATAATAATAGGTGAATTTCGTTTTCAAAACCTAGACGACAGTCTACTCATTTTTTTGGTACCATTGAAATAAATTGTTTAGGATGATGAAAGCTTGAGGAGATGGAAAGAACAACTTCTAGGCAGTGTGGATATGGAGGAGGTTGGAGGTAAACCAATTTCTAGTACCTATATTTAGCTCTATcgtttaataacaaataaatccGATTTAAAGAGAATTCCAATTGATTACATTATTGTTTTGTGTGCaaatagtatttatatataactatatttgtaatttgattGAATAACAAAATCTGGGTACAGAGACTACGGATCCGGTGGTAAAGATAATGTACTTAACAATTAGGTCACCGGATAGAGAAGACATGGTATTGACGGTGCCTGAAAACGGAAACCCGACATCGAAAGAACCATGGTTTACTCTCAAAGAAGGCTCTaagtacactcttgtatttACTTTCCGTGTGACCAACAACATTGTGTCTGGCCTCCGGTACAGTAATTCGGTTTGGAAGACCGGACTCAAAGGTATTTTTTGTGTCTTTGACGCACTCGTGTACCACACTTAAATACAATAACATTTTGAAGCTTTTTCgctattttctctctcttttgttgaGAACAGTGTATAGTAGAAAGGAGATGCTAGGAACGTTTAGTCCACAGGCGGAACCGTATAACCATGTCATGTTTGAAGAATCGACACCGTCTGGTATGCTTGTTAGAGGCTCCTATTCCGTTAAATCTAAGgtaccaaattaaaaaaatcgaaacgtattttcatattgttagttaagCATAACTAAATACCATTTCCAATTCTGTGATAACTTATAATCATATCTTCATAACTGTTACTCCATTTTCTAATTTGCTATTAATAAATTGGCAAATGAAACAATGTAGATACATTGGAAAACTACTGCTTGTTTTCCTCTTGATGGGGAAAACTACTGCTTGTTTTCCTCTAGATGGCTAGAAGCGATTGTTCCGAAATTAAGAAAACCATTTGCCAACAATTTTGTCTTATTTCTATTTTTCAGTTCGTAGACGACGACAATAAGTGCTACCTGGAGAACAACTACACCTTCGACATTCGCAAGAATTGGCTGTGATCCTTCCACATAAGTTAATGGAATAaaaaaacatacttcatctgTTTCAAGAAAAATGTcactttagattttttattttgttttcaaaataagtgtcattctacaatttcaatataattttgtacATTAAATCTAATTTCTACTCTTTTAAATGActaatagatttttatttaaattatttttatttaattagtcatacattaaataaagatatactaatcaactatataaatttattaatatttgtgaaaaatgttaaaatgacacttatttaaAAACGGATGAAAtaatataatactttatatgtttcataataagtgtcattttaagggtttttattttgtttcaaaataaatgacaTTCTACGATTTCCATGTAATTTtgtacattaaatctaaaattgtaccataattttttaaaatccttcttatttaattaatcatacattaaataatatattagtcaaTTGTACAGATTTTTTAATCTACGTGAAAAGTGTCAAAGTGACAGTTATTCAAAAAATGATTCATTattgtttcatattttgttgTCTATCTCTAATTAAAATTGGTTAAACTTAAATGGTTGTTAATACTAGGTTTGAGCACTGATCGGATATTTGGGTTTTTGAAAGTGTTTGTGATTTCCTTCGTATGTTAcgtatatctaatttttcgatttgctttgctaagtaaaaatacggatattcaaaaaatggatatccgaaaaataaatagatatttgtggatatttacgaatatttacggatatctcatCTTCTTTGATTGATACAACTAATCTTAAAATTcaatacaaatttgttttgtaacatATTTTTTGCATGgtatataagataaaaaattaaaagaagtagtaaaactacatattttgtaaattttttaaacatagttaacaattataataccacaaaacttaagaaaaagttataattgtcataaaaaaaattccttttatataatatttttatataactaataatgtgaatagaatttGTCAAATCACATGttagatttataattatatagttttatacatttaaaattttaaatataatcaagatatatatgtatttatatattgccGGATCGGATCAGATATCcggttttcaaaattttaaatatttatgattttcttcaattttaacggatattaatttttagtatttgttttgctTCGAAAGTTTACGGGTATCCGAAATTCAATCAAATTAAAACGAATAACgattcgaatcaaatttaacggataaaatatCCGGTCCTAATTAATACACATGTTGACGAAAGGTTAATAAgtgcatctatcttattaaaacagaaacattctgttggacctaacatttattttgtaagtttttaaattaaatacacattatactttatagttaaacttacattaaatcattaatgtttctttctttatattactatctatgtttccaaacaatatatttatttctatatactactatcaatgtttccaaacaatatattttttgtactactatcaatgtttccaaacaatacaataattaatcttagttatgttatatctatcattttctttttaaaattttgtagaaacgtcataatttcataaatttaaaaaaaaataaactttaaaatttggagtataagattacaaattatgaaattgttacaatttaaatcaaattagattacatatcggtcatccaacagttcaatcggttaatctcgggttttagtaatttttttaatatgaatattttaaaaacctaaattgaattgtcagatctccgaattaaccgatataatcacaatcgggttgaatttaaaaacactgatttaaatgcaaaaatattttaaatatacacttttaaaaattaccaaaatatttgttaagttattagtgaaatttttttatcgtaaaatattccgcgcttccaaagcgcggatcaagatctagtatctgataaaataaaaacatggaAGAGAGTTGTTGACCGAAAAAATCATACTATAAGagaacactagattttgacccgcgctttcaaagcgcgggtttatatttggtgaaaattttatataatcacatttatataatccgtcttgtatatgcatttatataacccgtctcatatatgtgttttatattcGGGTTTATAttcggttaaaactatattgtacatgtatttttaggtttttaattttgaattagatattttaatataaatcaatataacagttttatagttttgatcggtgttttgaaactcgactcggacctgcggttgaacgaattaccggtttgtaacccggtatttttaatattgtgattttttctaatgataagacaaattcggtgatcataagttggaaatttgtttaaaatatatttatatttttcaaaatcgttctaaatgataatgattgttgtcaaaattaataattttagaattagaaaaccggtggttaataacagtatcaaacatggaaataatcgatgcatatcaaacaaagaaataatcgcaagccgaaattaaattagaaaaccggtgattaatgacaaatcaaaaaataattaagaagaaattAGCGTAGAATGTccagaatacccttaatgaatacaaaggaaAGGTTCTTTGGTAGGggtaaaaaaagtaaaaatccaaaacatgcttgtactttaatagtatagatttaagAAGATTGTACACCTCGAGAACAATGAATGCTTTACTTAAATGCATTTTGGCGCACTGCACTAAaatattagagttggacattttatccgttaattttgattttaattcgttattttttctattctattaaaaaaatctgGATAACTTAGATAATTGTAGgtctttgaaacaaaaaaaatattaagagataaatatttattaaaaataaaacaaatcacaaatactaaaaaagaGAATCAGATATCTGATCCACTTTAACTTGTATAgaaatatatgtatttgtacaattaaatatagaaatttaaatatacaatttttgttgaactattattttaacatataaatttattaattttatttataaagttatttaTATAAGTATTAAACTAAGAAagtatataaactatttataaaaaactattactcatctaaaattttatgttttatgagaacatttaattaattttagaaaagtatgaaacatatagtttcattaatttttattttgtatttcatattactttaaagatattttttgaaGACAAATTTgtatagtatttttaaaaatttatttgtcTCATAATAAATCCGTAAATGTTTACAAATATCTGCAATTTTCGGATATTCAGAAAACTGGATATCcgtacaaaataaataaaaatagaatatccGTAAAATATGAAACAAATCTCGGACACTGAAAGTTACAATAGTATTTGATCCGTGGCCAACCCTAACTCCACTATCGATCGATATCATTTAAagcagtgtttttaaaaccggaccggcgagcgaaccggaaaTTATTTGGGTCACGGGTCATTGTGGTTCGACCTGGTTCGACCGGGGTCGATTAgattaaactgaatttattattttataaatattatatatattcttttcaaaaaatagtcataatgtttagaaaactttcaaaaataacaaattgaaatgtgataaaaataatataaaaaaaaaatagttcaaatctaaagtcaataggaaaaaaaacatttaaagtttattctccaaatctttgtccttctaaatcttcatcacctataaaaattatatacacattagttacaaaactctattttggttgcaatttgtgacaaacaaaatagtatatatgttaaaaaggagaaaaaaataattattttattaacaaaattttgatttttatacgaACCAGGGTTTCGTCGGTTCGTTGGGTCACACGGTTCCCGGGTTTTTAGCGGTTCAACATGGGTTTTTGACCGGTTCAACTTTAGTTGGGTTTTGACATTAAACCAACCCGGATAGGTGTCCGGTTCGCGGTTGAACCCGGTCCGACCGCCGGTCCGGTCCGGGTTTAACAACACTGATTTAAAGCttgtgaaaaataaaatcactagATACTAACATAATCAACAGATTTATATTCGCATATAAAGACAAAACctctatatataaaatcaatcaCATTCTCAAAATACAAACGTCAACTCTCTCACAGCCCAAAACTAACTTTCAGCATGAAGAACACCTAGAACACCTATAAGTTCCAAagcctcttctcttctctcatctTCCTCCTATTCCTCTTCACACTCCTACCAATTTCAAGAACCAACTCCATCAGCTCCCGTGGTGGCTGCCGACATCCGCCGTCGCAAACTAGCTGCAAGACATGCATGGTGGAGCAGATGAAATACGGCTGCCCTAAGTGTGTGCCGGTGCTCCGGTGCATGGCTCGTTGCCTTTAGGGTGGTGTATCTCAGAGTACATGGACCAC is part of the Raphanus sativus cultivar WK10039 chromosome 5, ASM80110v3, whole genome shotgun sequence genome and harbors:
- the LOC108836489 gene encoding rho GDP-dissociation inhibitor 1-like, with amino-acid sequence MVLKEEEKKAEETSEDQKGQGALSRKNSHSSFCPTDDDDEDEEKKLELGPMIALKEQLEKDKDDESLRRWKEQLLGSVDMEEVGETTDPVVKIMYLTIRSPDREDMVLTVPENGNPTSKEPWFTLKEGSKYTLVFTFRVTNNIVSGLRYSNSVWKTGLKVYSRKEMLGTFSPQAEPYNHVMFEESTPSGMLVRGSYSVKSKFVDDDNKCYLENNYTFDIRKNWL